One Georgenia wutianyii DNA segment encodes these proteins:
- the ligD gene encoding non-homologous end-joining DNA ligase translates to MAPTKSPAVEIDVAGRPVRITSGDRIVFAEPGITKQDVVEYYLAVGDGILRALRERPVTLERWPKGVREGMKRATRSDPHGDAFYQKRVPAKGVPDWIETVEIAFPSGRTADELCPTELAAVAWAANLGTITFHPWPVRRADVDHPDEMRIDLDPQPGTDFADAVEVAGVAREYLAELGWRGFPKTSGNRGVHIYVRLEPRWDFTQVRHAAIAFGRELERRMPGKVTTNWWKEERGETIFVDYNQNARDRTIASAYSIRPLAHAPVSAPVTWDELPDVDPRDLTVRTMPARFAALGDLHAEIDDVAHDLTPLLELFAAQEKEGLGDMPYPPEYPKMPGEPSRVQPSRARKPD, encoded by the coding sequence ATGGCACCGACGAAGAGCCCCGCCGTCGAGATCGACGTCGCCGGACGGCCCGTACGGATCACCAGCGGGGACAGGATCGTCTTCGCCGAGCCGGGGATCACCAAGCAGGACGTCGTCGAGTACTACCTCGCCGTCGGCGACGGCATCCTCCGTGCCCTGCGCGAGCGGCCGGTCACCCTCGAACGCTGGCCCAAGGGCGTGCGCGAGGGGATGAAGCGGGCCACCAGGAGCGACCCGCACGGTGACGCGTTCTACCAGAAGCGTGTCCCCGCGAAGGGTGTGCCGGACTGGATCGAGACGGTGGAGATCGCCTTCCCCAGCGGGCGCACGGCCGACGAGCTGTGCCCAACCGAGCTCGCCGCCGTCGCGTGGGCGGCGAACCTCGGCACCATCACGTTCCACCCCTGGCCGGTGCGCCGGGCCGACGTCGACCACCCCGACGAGATGCGCATCGACCTCGATCCTCAACCGGGGACCGACTTCGCCGACGCCGTCGAGGTGGCCGGGGTGGCGCGCGAGTACCTCGCGGAGCTGGGGTGGCGCGGCTTCCCCAAGACGTCGGGGAACCGCGGGGTGCACATCTACGTCCGGCTCGAGCCGCGGTGGGACTTCACCCAGGTGCGGCACGCGGCGATCGCCTTCGGCCGCGAGCTCGAGCGGCGGATGCCCGGCAAGGTGACGACGAACTGGTGGAAGGAGGAGCGCGGGGAGACGATCTTCGTCGACTACAACCAGAACGCCCGCGACCGTACGATCGCCAGCGCCTACAGCATCCGCCCGCTCGCGCACGCGCCGGTCTCCGCGCCGGTCACCTGGGACGAGCTGCCCGACGTCGACCCCCGCGACCTCACCGTGCGCACCATGCCCGCGCGCTTCGCCGCGCTCGGCGACCTGCACGCCGAGATCGACGACGTCGCCCACGACCTCACGCCGCTCCTCGAGCTCTTCGCGGCGCAGGAGAAGGAAGGGCTGGGGGACATGCCCTACCCGCCGGAGTACCCGAAGATGCCCGGCGAGCCCTCCCGGGTCCAGCCCTCCCGAGCCCGCAAGCCCGACTGA
- a CDS encoding DUF4282 domain-containing protein, producing MTTPPPPYQPPQPGHGQPQVPPPPPAYSQGGQPWGYETPGAPQGQPGQSPKGFFAALFDWRFQTLITPQIVSWVYLVGMVLIGLYWLGFVVVGFATEPVIGILALVFGPVFVIISLALFRMTLEFYFALVRMSDDVHRGEGTVRR from the coding sequence GTGACCACCCCTCCGCCGCCGTACCAGCCGCCGCAGCCCGGCCATGGCCAGCCGCAGGTCCCGCCTCCTCCGCCGGCCTACTCCCAGGGTGGTCAGCCGTGGGGCTACGAGACACCCGGAGCGCCCCAGGGACAGCCCGGTCAGTCGCCGAAGGGCTTCTTCGCGGCGCTGTTCGACTGGCGTTTCCAGACCCTCATCACCCCGCAGATCGTCAGCTGGGTCTACCTCGTGGGGATGGTGCTGATCGGCCTGTACTGGCTGGGCTTCGTCGTCGTCGGCTTCGCGACCGAGCCGGTCATCGGCATCCTCGCCCTCGTCTTCGGGCCGGTCTTCGTCATCATCTCCCTCGCGCTGTTCCGCATGACGCTGGAGTTCTACTTCGCGCTCGTGCGGATGTCGGACGACGTGCACCGCGGTGAGGGCACCGTGCGCCGCTGA
- a CDS encoding ATP-dependent DNA ligase, with product MDLPLLPPVAPMLAKSVPDVPEGEYLYEPKWDGFRSIVFRDGDDVEIGSRNERPMTRYFPELVEAVRAQLPERCVVDGEIVVVTGDRLDFEALLQRIHPAESRVRRLAAETPASFVAFDLLALGDEDLTGLPMSERRARLEAALAGAQAPVHLTRATRDTALARQWLDQFEGAGLDGVVSKPLGLGYQPGKRVMLKTKHERTADCVVAGYRRHKSGDVVGSLLLGLYNEDGRLQHVGVTSSFTMKRRAELVEELAPLRLAEGEEHPWAEWADAAAHEKDRLPGAQSRWSAGKDLSFVPLRPERVVEVAYDHMEGTRFRHSGQFRRWRPDREPESCTYEQLEVPVRYDLADVLG from the coding sequence ATGGACCTCCCGCTGCTGCCGCCGGTCGCGCCGATGCTGGCCAAGTCCGTCCCGGACGTCCCCGAGGGCGAGTACCTCTACGAGCCCAAGTGGGACGGCTTCCGCTCCATCGTCTTCCGCGACGGGGACGACGTCGAGATCGGCAGCCGCAACGAGCGGCCGATGACCCGTTACTTCCCCGAGCTCGTCGAGGCGGTGCGCGCCCAGCTGCCCGAGCGCTGCGTCGTCGACGGGGAGATCGTCGTCGTCACCGGCGACAGGCTCGACTTCGAGGCGCTCCTCCAGCGGATCCACCCCGCCGAGTCCCGCGTGCGGAGGCTGGCGGCCGAGACCCCGGCCTCCTTCGTCGCCTTCGACCTGCTCGCCCTGGGCGACGAGGACCTCACCGGGCTGCCCATGTCCGAGCGGCGCGCCCGGCTCGAGGCGGCACTCGCCGGCGCGCAGGCCCCGGTCCACCTCACCCGCGCCACCCGGGACACCGCGCTGGCCCGGCAGTGGCTCGACCAGTTCGAGGGCGCCGGGCTCGACGGCGTCGTCTCCAAGCCGCTCGGGCTCGGCTACCAGCCGGGCAAGCGGGTCATGCTCAAGACGAAGCACGAGCGCACGGCCGACTGCGTCGTCGCCGGGTACCGCCGGCACAAGAGCGGCGACGTCGTCGGCTCGCTGCTCCTCGGGCTGTACAACGAGGACGGCCGGCTCCAGCACGTCGGCGTCACGTCCTCCTTCACCATGAAGCGGCGCGCCGAGCTCGTGGAGGAGCTCGCGCCGCTGCGCCTCGCCGAGGGCGAGGAGCACCCGTGGGCGGAGTGGGCCGACGCAGCAGCCCACGAGAAGGACCGGCTGCCCGGCGCGCAGAGCCGCTGGAGCGCGGGCAAGGACCTGTCGTTCGTGCCGTTGCGCCCCGAGCGCGTCGTCGAGGTCGCCTACGACCACATGGAAGGCACCCGCTTCCGCCACAGCGGCCAGTTCCGGCGCTGGCGCCCGGACCGTGAGCCGGAGTCGTGCACCTACGAGCAGCTCGAGGTGCCGGTGCGCTACGACCTCGCCGACGTCCTCGGCTGA
- a CDS encoding class I SAM-dependent methyltransferase, with the protein MAPSSYWNHNTAFHGELVAAARRRGGRVLDVGCGEGLLLERLAPVAREAVGIDPDPAAVARARARVGGGAQVLACGLLDDDARTLGLFDTVCCVATLHHLPLRPALRRLAELVSPGGELRVVGLAATRSAADWALSGAQVLPVRLVDAVRRAQGEVGVAVTDPAESFAEVRAAARELLPAARARRRFYYRYTLTWARPTA; encoded by the coding sequence ATGGCGCCGTCGTCGTACTGGAACCACAACACCGCCTTCCACGGCGAGCTCGTGGCCGCTGCCCGGCGCCGGGGCGGCCGGGTGCTCGACGTCGGGTGCGGCGAGGGGCTCCTCCTCGAGCGGCTCGCCCCCGTCGCGCGGGAGGCCGTGGGGATCGACCCGGACCCGGCAGCGGTGGCGCGGGCCCGGGCGCGTGTGGGCGGGGGCGCGCAGGTCCTGGCCTGCGGCCTGCTCGACGACGACGCGCGCACGCTCGGGCTCTTCGACACCGTGTGCTGCGTCGCGACGCTGCACCACCTGCCGCTGCGCCCGGCGCTCCGGCGGCTCGCAGAGCTCGTGTCGCCGGGTGGTGAGCTGCGGGTGGTGGGGCTCGCGGCGACGCGGTCCGCGGCGGACTGGGCGCTGTCGGGAGCGCAGGTGCTCCCGGTGCGGCTGGTCGACGCGGTGCGGCGCGCCCAGGGGGAGGTCGGGGTTGCGGTGACCGACCCCGCGGAGTCGTTCGCCGAGGTGCGCGCTGCTGCCCGTGAGCTGCTCCCGGCCGCGCGGGCGCGCCGACGGTTCTACTACCGGTACACCCTCACCTGGGCGCGTCCGACGGCCTGA
- a CDS encoding HAD hydrolase-like protein, producing the protein MTPHSSPALTAPALEPMRPSAVLLDLDGTISDSGPAITASIAETLAAFGYPAQSPSELLRFVGPPIREGFRTLAGVAEEQLDAVVADYRARYNERMLHAPVFPGMADLVRDLHARGVPLALATSKRRSLAVVILQDAGLDRYFTVLCGASDDESRARKADIVEDALAGLRARGVDVSRAVMVGDRHHDVDGAGEHGLPTVLVRWGYGRPGEEDGAHAVAQDVADLALLLS; encoded by the coding sequence GTGACGCCGCACAGCTCCCCCGCCCTCACCGCCCCCGCCCTCGAGCCGATGCGCCCCAGCGCCGTGCTGCTCGACCTCGACGGCACGATCAGCGACTCCGGCCCGGCCATCACCGCCTCGATCGCCGAGACACTCGCCGCGTTCGGCTACCCCGCGCAGTCCCCCTCCGAGCTCCTGCGCTTCGTCGGCCCGCCGATCCGGGAGGGCTTCCGCACGCTCGCGGGCGTGGCCGAGGAGCAGCTCGACGCCGTCGTCGCCGACTACCGCGCGCGCTACAACGAGCGCATGCTCCACGCCCCGGTCTTCCCGGGGATGGCGGACCTCGTGCGCGACCTGCACGCGCGCGGCGTGCCGCTCGCCCTGGCGACCTCCAAGCGCCGCTCCCTCGCCGTCGTCATCCTCCAGGACGCCGGCCTGGACCGGTACTTCACCGTGCTGTGCGGCGCCTCGGACGACGAGTCGCGCGCCCGCAAGGCCGACATCGTCGAGGACGCGCTCGCCGGCCTGCGCGCCCGCGGCGTCGACGTCTCACGCGCCGTCATGGTCGGGGACCGCCACCACGACGTCGACGGCGCCGGCGAGCACGGCCTGCCGACCGTCCTCGTCCGGTGGGGCTACGGCCGCCCCGGTGAGGAGGACGGCGCGCACGCCGTCGCGCAGGACGTCGCGGACCTCGCCCTCCTCCTGTCCTGA
- the gcvH gene encoding glycine cleavage system protein GcvH, whose amino-acid sequence MATIRPDLKYTAEHEWLDDSDSPVRIGITTVATEALGDIVYLDLPGVGTEVTAGETCGEVESTKSVSDLYAPVTGTVVEVNGEAVEDPSLVNREPFEGGWLFAVEVTEEGALLSAEEYAETAGADIAD is encoded by the coding sequence GTGGCCACCATCCGTCCCGACCTCAAGTACACCGCCGAGCACGAGTGGCTCGACGACTCCGACTCGCCGGTGCGCATCGGCATCACGACCGTGGCCACCGAGGCGCTCGGCGACATCGTCTACCTCGACCTGCCTGGCGTCGGCACGGAGGTGACGGCGGGGGAGACGTGCGGTGAGGTCGAGTCGACGAAGTCGGTCTCCGACCTGTACGCGCCGGTGACCGGGACGGTCGTCGAGGTCAACGGGGAGGCGGTCGAGGACCCCTCGCTCGTCAACCGCGAGCCCTTCGAGGGCGGCTGGCTCTTCGCCGTCGAGGTCACCGAGGAGGGCGCCCTGCTCTCGGCCGAGGAGTACGCCGAGACCGCCGGCGCCGACATCGCCGACTGA
- the gcvP gene encoding aminomethyl-transferring glycine dehydrogenase translates to MSTTPVPTTRAAEHAFADRHIGPRPADTRAMLDALGHADWSRIVGSVPAGIRHERPLELPPARSEAEVLARLRELAARNVQRVQMIGQGYYDTHTPQVIQRGVLESPAWYTAYTPYQPEISQGRLEGLLNFQTAVADLTGLPVANASLLDEATAVAEAVLLMQRANKASTAATVVLDAELHPQTLAVTRARAEAVGISAVVADLDGGLPHLPDGLTGLVLQQPGTSGRLRDHAPLIARAKELGALVAVAADLLALTLITPPGEQGADVAVGSAQRFGVPLFFGGPHAAFMAVRAGLERQLPGRLVGVSKDSAGRTALRLALQPREQHIRREKATSNICTAQALLAVVAGMYAVHHGPEGLRAVARHAHGAARALARRLAGGGVDVVHEDFFDTVTVRVPGRAAVVVAEAERRGVNLRLVDADHVGVSCDETTTPDHLAAVLAAFGVDGDRTAGGFEIPAALRRTSDFLTHPTFHAHRSETQMTRYLRRLADRDLALDRTMIPLGSCTMKLNAATEMRAMLWPGFASIHPFAPDHQTAGWRELIAELEAWLAEVTGYDRVSVQPNAGSQGELAGLLAIRGYHRSRGAAERTVCLVPASAHGTNAASAVLAGMRVVTVRTAEDGSIDLSDLHTKLAEHGPRLAAIMLTYPSTHGVFDTEVREVCEAVHAAGGQVYVDGANLNALIGLAQPGEFGGDVSHLNLHKTFCIPHGGGGPGVGPVAVREHLAPFLPGDAAAPDGDGGLPVSASRYGSAGVLMISWAYIALMGADGLAAATRNALLAANYVARRLDAYFPVLYTGADGLVAHECILDLRDLTKRSGVTAEDVAKRLIDYGFHAPTLSFPVAGTLMVEPTESEDLAELDRFVEAMASIHGEIEQVLDGQVALAESPVRLAPHPAADVATDTWDRAYSRDQAAFPVPGLRQDKYFPPVSRIDNAYGDRNLMCSCPPAAAFEEA, encoded by the coding sequence ATGTCCACGACCCCCGTGCCCACCACCCGGGCCGCCGAGCACGCGTTCGCCGACCGCCACATCGGCCCGCGTCCCGCCGACACGCGCGCGATGCTCGACGCGCTCGGACACGCCGACTGGAGCCGGATCGTGGGGTCCGTCCCCGCGGGCATCCGGCACGAGCGCCCGCTCGAGCTGCCCCCCGCGCGCAGCGAGGCCGAGGTCCTCGCCCGGTTGCGCGAGCTCGCGGCACGCAACGTCCAGCGCGTCCAGATGATCGGGCAGGGCTACTACGACACCCACACCCCGCAGGTCATCCAGCGCGGCGTCCTGGAGTCCCCGGCCTGGTACACCGCCTACACGCCCTACCAGCCGGAGATCTCCCAGGGCCGCCTCGAGGGGCTGCTCAACTTCCAGACCGCCGTCGCCGACCTCACCGGCCTGCCCGTCGCGAACGCCTCGCTGCTCGACGAGGCCACCGCCGTCGCCGAGGCCGTGCTCCTCATGCAGCGGGCGAACAAGGCCTCCACGGCCGCGACCGTCGTCCTGGACGCCGAGCTCCACCCGCAGACCCTCGCCGTCACCCGGGCGCGCGCCGAGGCGGTCGGCATCTCCGCCGTCGTCGCCGACCTCGACGGCGGCCTGCCGCACCTGCCGGACGGGCTCACCGGCCTCGTCCTCCAGCAGCCGGGGACCTCGGGCCGGCTGCGCGACCACGCCCCGCTCATCGCCCGGGCCAAGGAGCTCGGCGCGTTGGTCGCCGTCGCCGCCGACCTCCTCGCGCTCACGCTCATCACCCCGCCGGGGGAGCAGGGCGCCGACGTCGCCGTCGGCTCCGCCCAGCGCTTCGGCGTCCCGCTCTTCTTCGGTGGCCCGCACGCCGCGTTCATGGCGGTGCGCGCCGGCCTGGAGCGCCAGCTGCCCGGCCGGCTCGTCGGGGTGTCCAAGGACAGCGCGGGACGCACGGCGCTGCGCCTGGCCCTCCAACCGCGCGAGCAGCACATCCGCCGGGAGAAGGCGACGAGCAACATCTGCACCGCCCAGGCGCTGCTCGCCGTCGTCGCCGGCATGTACGCCGTCCACCACGGGCCCGAGGGTCTGCGGGCGGTCGCCCGGCACGCCCATGGCGCCGCCCGCGCCCTCGCCCGCCGGCTCGCGGGCGGCGGTGTCGACGTCGTCCACGAGGACTTCTTCGACACGGTGACCGTCCGAGTGCCGGGCCGGGCCGCCGTCGTCGTCGCGGAGGCCGAGCGGCGCGGGGTCAACCTGCGGCTCGTGGACGCCGACCACGTCGGCGTCTCCTGCGACGAGACGACCACCCCCGACCACCTCGCCGCGGTGCTCGCCGCCTTCGGGGTCGACGGCGACCGGACCGCCGGTGGCTTCGAGATCCCCGCGGCCCTGCGCCGCACGAGCGACTTCCTCACTCACCCGACCTTCCACGCCCACCGCTCCGAGACGCAGATGACGCGCTACCTGCGGCGGCTCGCGGACCGTGACCTCGCGCTGGACCGGACGATGATCCCGCTCGGCTCGTGCACGATGAAGCTCAACGCGGCCACCGAGATGCGGGCGATGCTGTGGCCCGGGTTCGCCTCGATCCACCCCTTCGCGCCGGACCACCAGACGGCGGGCTGGCGCGAGCTCATCGCCGAGCTCGAGGCCTGGCTCGCCGAGGTCACCGGCTACGACCGCGTCTCCGTGCAGCCGAACGCCGGCTCCCAGGGCGAGCTCGCCGGCCTGCTCGCCATCCGCGGCTACCACCGCTCGCGCGGGGCGGCCGAGCGCACCGTGTGCCTCGTCCCCGCCTCCGCGCACGGTACGAACGCCGCCTCGGCGGTGCTCGCCGGGATGCGGGTGGTCACCGTGCGGACGGCGGAGGACGGCTCGATCGACCTCAGCGACCTGCACACCAAGCTCGCCGAGCACGGCCCACGGCTCGCGGCGATCATGCTCACCTACCCCTCGACGCACGGCGTGTTCGACACCGAGGTGCGGGAGGTGTGCGAGGCGGTCCACGCCGCCGGCGGCCAGGTGTACGTCGACGGCGCGAACCTCAACGCGCTCATCGGCCTCGCCCAGCCGGGGGAGTTCGGCGGGGACGTCTCACACCTCAACCTCCACAAGACCTTCTGCATCCCGCACGGCGGCGGCGGGCCCGGCGTGGGACCGGTCGCCGTGCGCGAGCACCTCGCTCCGTTCCTCCCCGGGGACGCCGCCGCCCCGGACGGCGACGGCGGGCTCCCGGTCTCCGCGAGCCGCTACGGCTCGGCCGGGGTGCTCATGATCTCGTGGGCCTACATCGCCCTCATGGGCGCCGACGGGCTCGCCGCCGCCACCCGCAACGCGCTGCTCGCCGCGAACTACGTCGCCCGCCGCCTCGACGCGTACTTCCCGGTGCTCTACACGGGCGCGGACGGGCTCGTCGCCCACGAGTGCATCCTCGACCTGCGCGACCTCACCAAGCGCTCGGGCGTCACCGCCGAGGACGTCGCCAAACGGCTCATCGACTACGGCTTCCACGCCCCGACGCTCTCCTTCCCGGTGGCCGGCACGCTCATGGTCGAGCCGACCGAGAGCGAGGACCTCGCCGAGCTCGACCGGTTCGTCGAGGCGATGGCGAGCATCCACGGGGAGATCGAGCAGGTCCTCGACGGGCAGGTCGCGCTCGCCGAGAGCCCGGTGCGCCTCGCCCCGCACCCCGCCGCGGACGTCGCCACCGACACCTGGGACCGTGCCTACAGCCGCGACCAGGCCGCCTTCCCGGTGCCCGGGCTGCGGCAGGACAAGTACTTCCCGCCGGTGAGCCGGATCGACAACGCCTACGGGGACCGCAACCTCATGTGCAGCTGCCCGCCCGCCGCGGCCTTCGAGGAGGCGTGA
- the gcvT gene encoding glycine cleavage system aminomethyltransferase GcvT: protein MDQVTALREEHEALGARMTSFAGWLMPLHYGSQLSEHRAVREAAGLFDLSHMGTVWVSGPQAAALLDHAVVGSISTLEVGQAKYTLLCTPEGGIVDDLIVYRVGPERFLTVPNAANTRAVVQALRERGAGPDAEVQDATGSTALLAVQGPRAAEILAGLVPEPLTDLRYYRARTTTVAGHEVLLARTGYTGEDGFEILLPAEEAVELWRTLLSVGRGAGLVPAGLAARDSLRLEAAMPLYGHELGLDVDPFTAGLGGVVGLRRKTAEFVGRAALERLRAAHEVREPGRRVLVGLAGSGRRAAREGSAVVREGREVGVVTSGLPSPTLGHPIALAVVDPDVAAVGTEVEADVRGSREPFTVVERPFYRRP from the coding sequence ATGGACCAGGTGACCGCGCTCCGCGAGGAGCACGAGGCGCTCGGCGCCCGGATGACGAGCTTCGCCGGGTGGCTCATGCCGCTGCACTACGGCTCCCAGCTGAGCGAGCACCGCGCCGTGCGCGAGGCCGCCGGGCTCTTCGACCTCAGCCACATGGGCACCGTGTGGGTGAGCGGGCCGCAGGCCGCGGCGCTGCTCGACCACGCCGTCGTCGGCTCGATCTCCACGCTCGAGGTCGGCCAGGCGAAGTACACGCTCCTGTGCACGCCCGAGGGCGGGATCGTCGACGACCTCATCGTCTACCGGGTGGGCCCCGAGCGGTTCCTCACCGTGCCGAACGCCGCGAACACCAGGGCCGTCGTCCAGGCGCTGCGCGAGCGCGGCGCGGGGCCGGACGCCGAGGTGCAGGACGCGACCGGCTCGACCGCGCTGCTCGCCGTCCAGGGGCCGCGCGCCGCCGAGATCCTCGCCGGCCTCGTCCCCGAGCCGCTCACGGACCTGCGCTACTACCGGGCCCGGACGACGACGGTGGCCGGCCACGAGGTGCTGCTCGCCCGCACCGGCTACACCGGCGAGGACGGGTTCGAGATCCTCCTGCCCGCCGAGGAGGCCGTCGAGCTGTGGCGCACCCTGCTCTCCGTCGGCCGCGGGGCGGGCCTCGTGCCCGCCGGGCTCGCCGCCCGCGACTCCCTGCGCCTGGAGGCGGCGATGCCGCTGTACGGGCACGAGCTCGGCCTCGACGTCGACCCGTTCACCGCCGGCCTCGGCGGGGTGGTGGGACTGCGCCGCAAGACGGCCGAGTTCGTCGGTCGCGCGGCCCTCGAGCGCCTCCGCGCCGCCCACGAGGTGCGCGAGCCGGGACGGCGGGTCCTCGTCGGCCTCGCCGGCTCGGGACGCCGCGCCGCCCGCGAGGGCAGCGCCGTCGTCCGCGAGGGGCGGGAGGTCGGCGTCGTCACCTCCGGTCTGCCCAGCCCCACGCTCGGACACCCGATCGCGCTCGCCGTCGTCGACCCCGACGTCGCGGCGGTGGGCACCGAGGTGGAGGCCGACGTGCGCGGCTCGCGCGAGCCGTTCACCGTGGTCGAGCGTCCGTTCTACCGTCGTCCCTGA
- a CDS encoding heavy metal translocating P-type ATPase → MGRLLAGMRHYPMVLATIIVAGVGGVLEGAGQQTAARWVISAFAVVVALLQARGMVRDLRAGSYGVDLLAVTAIGSTVAVGEYWAALVVCLMLSGGEALEDYAARRARRELTGLLENAPHTAHRLDDAGGLTDLPVDEVAVGDRLLVRPFEVVPVDGVLESDGASLDESSLTGESIPVDKFRGDQLLSGAVNGAEAIELRATALAAESQYQRIIALVREAQESRAPFVRLADRVAVPFTLFALALAAGAWIVSGEPVRLAEVLVVATPCPLIIAAPVAFLGGMSRSARLGVIVKSSGTLEQLARTRTVAFDKTGTLTYGVPRVTSVHAEQGGEDELLALAASVEQYSGHPLAAAVVAAAQAGGAALPAAHDITEIPANGVRGIVDGRFVAVGSARFVAQETGAEPPHPPEGHTGVHVAVDGRYAGYVALADELRAETPVTMAALHRVGVRSTMMLTGDSEHVARHIAAQAGIDDVRAELLPQDKVDAVRSARPRPVMMVGDGVNDAPVLAAADVGVAMGARGASAASESADVVITLDDLSRVARAVYVGRRTMRVAWQSIGIGVSLSVGLMIVAAFGVLPALAGAWLQELVDLTCILWALLAVRPGRRERAEVARLAADTGVSAPRASAESVAA, encoded by the coding sequence ATGGGCAGGCTCCTCGCCGGCATGCGCCACTACCCGATGGTCCTCGCGACGATCATCGTCGCGGGCGTCGGGGGCGTGCTCGAGGGGGCCGGGCAGCAGACCGCGGCCCGCTGGGTGATCTCCGCCTTCGCCGTCGTCGTCGCGCTGCTCCAGGCGCGCGGGATGGTGCGGGACCTGCGCGCCGGCAGCTACGGCGTCGACCTCCTCGCGGTCACCGCGATCGGCTCGACCGTCGCGGTGGGGGAGTACTGGGCCGCGCTCGTCGTGTGCCTCATGCTCTCCGGCGGTGAGGCGCTGGAGGACTACGCCGCCCGGCGTGCGCGGCGCGAGCTCACCGGTCTGCTGGAGAACGCCCCGCACACCGCCCACCGGCTCGACGACGCGGGCGGGCTCACCGACCTGCCCGTCGACGAGGTCGCGGTCGGGGACCGGCTCCTCGTGCGGCCCTTCGAGGTCGTCCCGGTCGACGGCGTCCTCGAGTCCGACGGCGCGAGCCTCGACGAGTCCTCGCTCACCGGTGAGTCGATCCCCGTCGACAAGTTCCGCGGCGACCAGCTGCTCTCCGGCGCGGTCAACGGCGCGGAGGCCATCGAGCTGCGCGCGACCGCCCTCGCCGCCGAGTCGCAGTACCAGCGGATCATCGCGCTCGTGCGCGAGGCGCAGGAGTCGCGTGCGCCGTTCGTCCGGCTCGCCGACCGGGTCGCCGTGCCGTTCACCCTCTTCGCCCTCGCCCTGGCCGCCGGGGCCTGGATCGTCTCGGGGGAGCCGGTCCGGCTGGCCGAGGTGCTCGTCGTCGCCACCCCCTGCCCGCTCATCATCGCCGCCCCCGTCGCGTTCCTCGGCGGGATGTCCCGCTCGGCCCGCCTGGGCGTCATCGTCAAGAGCAGCGGCACGCTCGAGCAGCTCGCCCGCACCCGCACCGTCGCCTTCGACAAGACCGGCACGCTCACCTACGGTGTCCCGCGCGTCACCTCGGTCCACGCGGAGCAGGGCGGCGAGGACGAGCTGCTCGCCCTCGCCGCGTCGGTCGAGCAGTACTCCGGCCACCCGCTGGCCGCCGCCGTCGTGGCCGCCGCCCAGGCCGGAGGCGCCGCCCTGCCCGCCGCCCACGACATCACCGAGATCCCGGCGAACGGGGTCCGTGGCATCGTCGACGGCCGTTTCGTCGCCGTCGGCAGCGCGAGGTTCGTCGCCCAGGAGACGGGCGCCGAGCCGCCCCACCCGCCCGAGGGGCACACCGGCGTGCACGTCGCCGTCGACGGCCGCTACGCCGGGTATGTCGCCTTGGCCGACGAGCTGCGCGCCGAGACGCCCGTGACGATGGCAGCCCTCCACCGCGTCGGGGTGCGCAGCACGATGATGCTCACCGGCGACAGCGAGCACGTGGCCCGGCACATCGCCGCCCAGGCGGGCATCGACGACGTGCGCGCCGAGCTCCTCCCGCAGGACAAGGTCGACGCCGTTCGCTCGGCCCGGCCCCGCCCGGTGATGATGGTCGGTGACGGCGTCAACGACGCCCCGGTCCTCGCCGCGGCGGACGTCGGCGTGGCGATGGGCGCGCGGGGGGCGAGCGCGGCGAGCGAGTCGGCCGACGTCGTCATCACCCTCGACGACCTCTCCCGCGTGGCCCGTGCCGTCTACGTCGGCCGCCGCACGATGCGGGTGGCGTGGCAGTCGATCGGCATCGGGGTGTCACTGTCGGTGGGGCTCATGATCGTCGCGGCGTTCGGGGTCCTGCCCGCGCTCGCCGGGGCCTGGCTGCAGGAGCTCGTCGACCTCACGTGCATCCTGTGGGCGCTGCTGGCGGTACGGCCCGGGCGCCGCGAGCGCGCCGAGGTCGCCCGCCTCGCCGCGGACACCGGCGTCTCCGCCCCGCGGGCCTCGGCCGAGTCCGTCGCCGCCTGA